A genomic segment from Variovorax paradoxus B4 encodes:
- a CDS encoding PD-(D/E)XK nuclease family protein has product MNEGHPVQALWCDPADGVVARIAGAIAQRGLHAARTVVLVPYAQLMGVAHDMWSRCGGPGFAPRFETTRNWARSAGGFLPTGYDIAFDMARDLVTAQALLSQAGFAAERFALAGRVVELAYQLAPLAAAALPEVRGSEWAQRAAHVAEAGSESEWFRIESALIRVAVAWAANSGYATDVLLRDAVRAQVDALIVLGGFQADPLTQTLCTLWGDRAIHLSLVPANPAATTAGAHVAADPEDEAELAAACVLRHLAAGRAPVALIATDRALTRRIGAQLQAQGVTAHDETGWKLSTTRAAAAVMSALRACAHDAGSDQVLEWLKSGADGDALATQALEARLRREGVREWSAWCGQAARSEKPQDIALLPFTEAVEGRRMAMARSRPLADWLRALRELLEAGEQWEPLAADMAGAKVIGALWLDADAHGDDDEFPGGRHTLAEFTAWVRDVLEDASFVPPAGSEAPQVVVLPLHQLLGRAFGAVVIPGCDDRRLPASPEPPGNWSAAQRAELGLPVRETLEAAQRSAWAAALCNPCCEVLWRQSDASGEPVRPSPLVQALQLDHALQMAADPRTAREVALQPTAYPTPSGALLPLRNISTSVYEDLRRCPYRFFALRQLGLRSADELDAEVDKRDFGNWLHAVLGHFHEALKGAPTRDVAERVAYISAAAERATREFGLSDAEFLPFAAAWPAVRDGYLQWLAGHEASGAVFAESEPWMEQPLGSLQLVGRLDRIDRMPDGQAFVIDYKTESAAVTKERVKDPTEDTQLAFYAALVADDTLRAAYVNVGEKSSGTQTVEQPVVVEARDALVAGILDDFTRIAQGAALPPLGEGAICDYCAARGLCRKDFWEIEQPVLSSPTEGGPAQ; this is encoded by the coding sequence ATGAACGAAGGCCACCCCGTCCAGGCCCTGTGGTGCGACCCCGCCGACGGCGTCGTCGCGCGCATCGCCGGCGCCATCGCGCAGCGCGGGCTGCACGCGGCGCGCACCGTGGTGCTGGTGCCGTATGCGCAATTGATGGGTGTGGCCCACGACATGTGGTCGCGCTGCGGCGGCCCGGGCTTCGCGCCGCGCTTCGAAACCACGCGCAACTGGGCCCGCAGCGCGGGCGGCTTCCTGCCCACGGGGTACGACATCGCATTCGACATGGCGCGCGACCTGGTCACGGCCCAGGCGCTGCTGTCGCAGGCCGGCTTTGCCGCGGAGCGCTTCGCGCTCGCCGGGCGCGTGGTCGAGCTGGCTTACCAATTGGCCCCCCTCGCGGCTGCTGCCTTGCCTGAAGTGCGCGGCAGCGAATGGGCACAGCGGGCGGCCCACGTCGCCGAAGCGGGCAGCGAGTCGGAATGGTTCCGCATCGAAAGCGCGCTGATCCGTGTCGCGGTGGCCTGGGCCGCCAATTCGGGCTACGCCACCGATGTCCTGCTGCGCGACGCCGTGCGTGCGCAGGTCGATGCGCTGATCGTGCTCGGAGGCTTCCAAGCCGATCCACTCACCCAGACGCTCTGCACCTTGTGGGGCGATCGCGCCATCCATCTCTCTCTGGTGCCCGCAAACCCTGCGGCCACCACGGCAGGCGCGCATGTCGCCGCCGACCCCGAGGACGAAGCGGAACTGGCGGCCGCCTGCGTGCTGCGGCACCTGGCCGCAGGCCGCGCGCCGGTGGCGCTGATCGCGACCGACCGGGCGCTCACGCGGCGCATCGGCGCGCAGCTCCAGGCGCAGGGTGTCACGGCGCACGACGAAACCGGCTGGAAGCTTTCCACCACGCGCGCCGCCGCCGCCGTGATGAGCGCATTGCGCGCCTGTGCGCACGACGCCGGCAGCGACCAGGTGCTCGAATGGCTCAAGAGCGGCGCCGACGGCGATGCGCTCGCCACCCAGGCGCTCGAGGCCCGGCTGCGGCGCGAAGGTGTGCGCGAGTGGTCCGCCTGGTGCGGCCAGGCCGCGCGCAGCGAAAAGCCGCAGGACATCGCGCTGCTGCCTTTCACCGAAGCCGTCGAAGGCCGCCGCATGGCCATGGCCCGCTCGCGGCCCCTGGCCGACTGGCTGCGCGCCCTGCGCGAATTGCTGGAGGCCGGGGAGCAATGGGAACCGCTCGCAGCCGACATGGCCGGCGCCAAGGTGATCGGCGCGTTGTGGCTCGATGCCGATGCCCATGGCGACGACGATGAATTTCCCGGCGGACGCCACACGCTGGCCGAGTTCACGGCCTGGGTGCGCGACGTGCTCGAAGATGCGAGCTTCGTGCCGCCCGCCGGCAGCGAGGCGCCGCAGGTGGTGGTGCTGCCGCTGCATCAATTGCTGGGCCGCGCGTTCGGCGCCGTGGTCATACCCGGTTGCGACGACCGGCGCCTGCCCGCGTCGCCCGAGCCGCCCGGCAACTGGAGCGCCGCCCAGCGCGCCGAGCTGGGCCTGCCCGTGCGCGAAACGCTCGAGGCCGCGCAACGCTCGGCCTGGGCCGCGGCCTTGTGCAATCCATGCTGCGAAGTGCTGTGGCGCCAGTCCGATGCGAGTGGCGAGCCGGTGCGCCCCAGCCCGCTGGTGCAGGCGCTGCAGCTCGACCACGCCTTGCAGATGGCGGCGGACCCGCGCACGGCGCGCGAGGTGGCGCTGCAGCCGACCGCCTACCCGACTCCGTCTGGGGCGCTGCTGCCACTGCGCAACATCTCCACCAGCGTCTACGAAGACCTGCGCCGCTGCCCCTACCGTTTCTTCGCGCTGCGGCAACTGGGCTTGCGCAGTGCCGACGAGCTCGACGCCGAGGTCGATAAGCGCGACTTCGGCAACTGGCTGCATGCCGTGCTGGGCCATTTTCACGAGGCGCTGAAAGGGGCGCCAACCCGCGATGTCGCCGAGCGCGTGGCGTACATCAGCGCGGCGGCCGAGCGCGCCACGCGCGAGTTCGGATTGTCCGATGCCGAGTTCCTGCCGTTCGCCGCGGCATGGCCAGCAGTGCGAGACGGCTACCTTCAATGGCTTGCCGGACACGAGGCGAGCGGCGCCGTCTTTGCCGAATCCGAACCGTGGATGGAGCAGCCGCTGGGCAGCCTGCAACTGGTCGGCCGGCTGGACCGCATCGACCGCATGCCGGACGGCCAGGCCTTCGTGATCGACTACAAGACCGAATCGGCTGCCGTGACCAAGGAGCGTGTGAAAGACCCGACCGAGGACACGCAGCTTGCCTTCTATGCCGCGCTGGTGGCCGACGACACGCTGCGCGCGGCCTACGTCAACGTCGGCGAGAAATCGTCCGGCACGCAGACCGTCGAGCAGCCGGTGGTGGTGGAGGCACGCGATGCGCTGGTGGCGGGCATCCTCGACGACTTCACCCGCATCGCCCAGGGTGCGGCGCTGCCGCCGCTGGGAGAGGGCGCTATCTGCGACTACTGCGCAGCGCGCGGGCTTTGCAGAAAAGATTTCTGGGAGATCGAACAGCCTGTACTTTCGTCTCCGACCGAGGGAGGGCCTGCGCAATGA
- the trxA gene encoding thioredoxin TrxA — translation MASDLIKHISDSSFEADVLKSSQPVLVDYWAEWCGPCKMIAPILDEVSTAYEGKLQIAKLNVDENRDIPAKFGIRGIPTLMLFKDGQLAATKVGAMSKAQLTAFIDQQLA, via the coding sequence ATGGCCAGCGACCTGATCAAACACATCTCCGATTCCTCCTTCGAAGCCGACGTGCTCAAGTCCAGCCAGCCGGTGCTGGTCGACTACTGGGCCGAATGGTGCGGCCCCTGCAAGATGATCGCACCCATCCTCGACGAAGTGTCGACCGCCTACGAAGGCAAGCTGCAGATCGCCAAGCTCAACGTCGACGAGAACCGCGACATCCCGGCCAAGTTCGGCATCCGCGGCATCCCCACGCTCATGCTGTTCAAGGACGGCCAGCTGGCCGCCACCAAGGTCGGCGCCATGAGCAAGGCGCAACTCACGGCCTTCATCGACCAGCAGCTCGCCTGA
- a CDS encoding UvrD-helicase domain-containing protein encodes MNGAAYEHNGRHVAREAFYTVACDPRRSVAVEACAGAGKTWMLVSRILRALLEEGESACEPHEILAITFTKKAAGEMRERLDQWLEQFAERSPGELVRELVVRGVEPAAALAAVPRLQGLYRRLLEGGRPVQFRTFHAWFAGLLRNAPLAVLRELGLPANYELLEDDAEARLRTWRPFFEAVTADKEALADYYAVVATYGRSQTAKALGEALTRRVEFSLSDPASAVQHFSVLHPSLEGLDEPTGALRGEQVRRRWLDRAAALGREANKTPQKAAEAIIDVFGVGEPPQESLAAALAHLRKNFFVATEDRLNKNLQKYPAAQEAEAELQTLCAAQAQHAAWLYQQRMTRLTRLLISAFAEVKRAHGWVDMNDVEQAAQLLLGQSALSGWVQERLDARIAHLLIDEFQDTNPLQWQALYGWLSAYSGAGGKAPRVFIVGDPKQSIYRFRRAEPQVFIAAKKFVREGLGGELLNCDHTHRNARAVVGLVNQAMLAAQDADEFDGYRAHTTERNDEGELLKLPPIDRGAIDTTAEAAPADDGMLHWRDSLVTPRVLPEEQLLQKECEQAARWVAQRIADGTPPRQIMVLARRRSRLSAMQDALRQRHIPVQQPEKNELHDAPEVQDVVALIDALVSPAHDLSLARALKSPLFGIGDEALVQLALRQREQPSSSWFALIQKGEGLPAELVQAGTRLKQWQSWLAALPPHDALDAIFHDGDVLARFGAAMPSAMRQSALANLRGLLAASLDIEGARFVTPYALVRALRAGGVRAPSVAVPDAVQLLTVHGAKGLEADTVLMLDCDAPPPRAQTMGVLVEWKGSDSAPTRFVFLASEKTPPGCAATLLEEEQRARHREELNGLYVATTRARERLVLSSVQPARANEGSWWSRLESMCEPVEADEPLLALPVETGAGSFSMKKMPVLAPAAKESPAIRKAAGATVDARAAAFGQAMHRLLEWALPGEALPPAHVRAAAREFMLDAQQARGAAVLAERIRAGAGAWAWDERMIDWHGNEVTLVHEGETLRIDRLVRERASGAWWILDYKSAARPERDAELIAQMQRYRAAVQHAYPGASVRVAFLTGQGELVNLE; translated from the coding sequence ATGAACGGCGCCGCCTACGAGCACAACGGCCGGCACGTCGCGCGCGAGGCCTTCTACACCGTCGCCTGCGATCCGCGGCGCTCGGTGGCCGTCGAAGCCTGCGCCGGCGCGGGCAAGACCTGGATGCTGGTGTCGCGCATCTTGCGCGCGCTGCTCGAAGAGGGCGAGTCCGCGTGCGAGCCGCACGAGATCCTGGCCATCACCTTCACCAAGAAAGCCGCCGGCGAGATGCGCGAGCGGCTCGACCAGTGGCTCGAGCAGTTCGCCGAGCGCAGCCCCGGGGAGCTGGTGCGCGAACTCGTCGTTCGCGGTGTCGAGCCCGCAGCCGCGCTCGCTGCCGTGCCGCGCCTGCAAGGCCTCTACAGGCGCTTGCTCGAAGGCGGCAGGCCGGTGCAGTTCCGCACCTTCCACGCCTGGTTTGCGGGCCTGCTGCGCAACGCGCCGCTGGCGGTGCTGCGCGAACTCGGCCTGCCCGCGAACTATGAGCTTCTCGAAGACGATGCCGAGGCGCGGCTGCGCACCTGGCGCCCCTTCTTCGAGGCCGTGACGGCCGACAAGGAGGCTCTGGCCGACTACTACGCCGTGGTCGCCACCTATGGCCGTTCGCAGACCGCCAAGGCTCTCGGCGAAGCGCTCACGCGCCGGGTCGAGTTCTCGCTGTCCGACCCGGCGTCGGCGGTGCAGCACTTCAGCGTGCTTCATCCTTCGCTCGAGGGACTGGACGAACCGACCGGCGCACTGCGCGGCGAGCAGGTCCGGCGCCGCTGGCTGGACCGTGCCGCCGCACTCGGCCGCGAAGCCAACAAGACGCCGCAGAAAGCGGCCGAGGCGATCATCGACGTGTTCGGTGTTGGCGAACCGCCGCAGGAGTCGCTCGCTGCCGCGCTGGCGCACCTGCGCAAGAACTTCTTCGTCGCCACCGAAGACCGCCTCAACAAGAACCTGCAGAAATATCCCGCCGCGCAAGAAGCCGAGGCCGAGCTCCAGACGCTCTGCGCCGCGCAGGCCCAGCACGCGGCCTGGCTCTACCAGCAGCGCATGACGCGCCTCACGCGCCTCCTGATCTCCGCCTTCGCAGAGGTCAAGCGCGCCCATGGCTGGGTCGACATGAACGACGTCGAACAGGCCGCGCAATTGCTGCTGGGCCAGTCGGCGCTGTCGGGCTGGGTGCAGGAACGGCTCGATGCACGCATCGCGCACCTGCTGATCGACGAGTTCCAGGACACCAATCCGCTGCAATGGCAGGCGCTCTACGGCTGGCTCAGCGCCTACAGCGGCGCGGGCGGCAAGGCACCGCGCGTCTTCATCGTGGGCGACCCGAAGCAGAGCATCTACCGCTTCCGCCGCGCCGAGCCGCAGGTGTTCATCGCCGCGAAGAAATTCGTGCGCGAAGGGCTGGGCGGTGAGCTGCTCAATTGCGATCACACCCACCGCAACGCGCGCGCGGTGGTCGGCCTGGTCAACCAGGCGATGCTGGCCGCGCAGGATGCCGACGAGTTCGACGGCTACCGCGCGCACACCACCGAGCGCAACGACGAAGGCGAGCTGCTCAAGCTCCCGCCCATCGATCGCGGCGCCATCGATACGACAGCGGAGGCCGCGCCCGCGGACGACGGCATGCTGCACTGGCGCGACAGCCTCGTCACCCCGCGGGTGCTGCCCGAAGAGCAGTTGCTGCAAAAGGAATGCGAGCAGGCCGCGCGCTGGGTCGCGCAGCGCATTGCCGATGGCACGCCGCCGCGCCAGATCATGGTGCTGGCGCGCCGCCGCAGCCGGCTGTCCGCCATGCAGGACGCGCTGCGCCAGCGCCACATCCCGGTGCAGCAGCCCGAGAAGAACGAGCTGCACGATGCACCCGAAGTGCAGGACGTGGTGGCGTTGATCGATGCGCTGGTGTCCCCCGCGCACGACCTCTCGCTGGCGCGCGCGCTCAAGTCGCCCCTGTTCGGCATCGGCGATGAGGCGCTGGTGCAACTGGCGCTGCGCCAGCGCGAACAACCTTCGTCGAGCTGGTTCGCGTTGATCCAGAAAGGCGAGGGCCTGCCGGCGGAACTGGTCCAGGCCGGCACCAGGCTCAAGCAATGGCAGAGCTGGCTCGCCGCATTGCCGCCGCACGACGCGCTCGATGCGATCTTCCACGACGGCGATGTGCTGGCCAGGTTCGGCGCCGCCATGCCCTCCGCCATGCGCCAGAGCGCGCTGGCCAATCTGCGCGGGCTGCTGGCGGCCTCGCTCGACATCGAGGGTGCGCGCTTTGTCACGCCCTATGCGCTGGTGCGCGCGCTGCGTGCGGGCGGCGTCAGGGCGCCATCCGTCGCCGTGCCCGATGCGGTGCAGCTCCTGACCGTGCACGGCGCCAAGGGCCTCGAGGCAGACACCGTGCTCATGCTCGACTGCGACGCACCACCGCCGCGAGCCCAGACCATGGGCGTGCTGGTCGAATGGAAAGGCAGCGACAGCGCGCCCACCCGCTTCGTGTTCCTGGCAAGCGAGAAGACCCCGCCGGGCTGTGCGGCTACGCTGCTCGAGGAAGAGCAGCGCGCGCGCCATCGCGAGGAGCTCAACGGCCTCTACGTCGCGACCACGCGGGCGCGCGAGCGCCTCGTGCTGTCGTCGGTGCAGCCGGCCCGGGCCAACGAGGGCAGCTGGTGGTCGCGGCTCGAATCGATGTGCGAGCCTGTCGAAGCCGATGAGCCGCTGCTCGCGCTGCCGGTGGAGACCGGGGCCGGCAGTTTCTCGATGAAGAAGATGCCCGTCCTCGCACCTGCGGCCAAGGAATCACCAGCCATCAGGAAAGCTGCTGGCGCTACCGTCGACGCGCGGGCTGCAGCCTTCGGCCAGGCGATGCACCGGCTGCTCGAATGGGCCCTGCCGGGCGAGGCGCTGCCGCCCGCGCATGTGCGCGCCGCGGCCCGTGAGTTCATGCTCGACGCGCAACAGGCGCGCGGCGCGGCCGTGCTGGCCGAGCGCATTCGCGCGGGGGCCGGCGCATGGGCGTGGGATGAGCGCATGATCGACTGGCACGGCAACGAAGTGACGCTGGTCCATGAAGGCGAGACGCTGCGCATCGACCGGCTGGTGCGCGAGCGCGCCAGCGGTGCCTGGTGGATCCTCGACTACAAATCCGCTGCGCGTCCCGAACGGGACGCGGAATTGATCGCACAGATGCAGCGCTACCGCGCGGCGGTGCAACATGCCTATCCCGGTGCCTCGGTGCGCGTCGCGTTCCTGACCGGGCAGGGCGAACTGGTAAATCTCGAATGA